GGGACAAGATTGGCCATTTGGTTCTTTTGgtatgtttcttttcttttcttttcacaTGATTCAATTCCTGACCATATCGCTAGGATTTCACCCCAATCATGATCGCTCGACTCAAGTATCGGCCCGTTGTTTCGACGCTCATGTACACGGTCATTCCGGTCGATCGCCGGGTGGTCTTTGGCAGTGCCTGTGGTGTGATATGGGGCATTTATCTCAGTTTATATGCTGTCGTTTGAGCGTGTTCGGTTTTACTTCCCCCCCTTATTTTTAAactcttttgttttctttcaatCCGGTGCTACCGTGTTTATAGGTCGTCGTACAGTACTTGCAAAGACTGTTTCTGCCATCAtgccatttttttttcttcttttctcttgtcAAGTTGGGGTTTAATGTTCATTCATATGTTGGtgaaaagggaaaagcaCAGGTCATCCTGTCCGGTCgttgtttttctctctgtttaccccctttttttttctattgGTACTACCTACCTTGGTCGATAATTGTATCTCTTGTGTATAGACATTGCTTTTGTCTTGAAGAATTCTATATTTGTCTCTTCAATTCATGGGCCATGCTCGTCCATTTTAACACACAGCTACCTATACAAGCAGCGTGGTGATGCATTCGATCTAAAAGATAGATTTGGTTCACATAATTCATTTTCCATAGACATGATTCAAGGACTTAAGATTAGAGTTagttgtttttttttccagaccCTAAAAGAGGGCGTTGGTATAAGGTGAGCGGCGATACCGTCGTTGACGCGAGGGGGGTGGGGTTCCCGCTCAGACATTAGAGAACGTAATTGAAAAGGATACTCAAAGTAGAGTATGCGAGAAAAGAGGTCCACGGACGAGCATCCAAAGCGGAAATCGAGAAGatcggggggaggggggtgaGGAGGGGTGGATGCCTCGGGAAAAaattaagaaaaaaaaaggcaaccATCTCTATCACCCTCTCGGACCCTCTTCCAGATGATATGATGAGAGGAAAGTGGTAGAGCCGCGAGTGAGATCTTGACCCCTTCAAACAGCAGGGGTTTCaatcttcttgcccttgaccGAGAGCCACTCGACAAACAAGGGCCCGATTAGCGAGAGCGCGCCCATTGCCACAGCCACGTAGAATGTCTGTGTGAGCGCATCGTTATATGCAACCAGGACTTGCTGCAATAGAGTGCCGGAAACCAGTTTTCGAATCATGGTTGCACCGGCCGCCACGAGCTGGGCGGCATTCGCATCGGGAGCGTCCACCTGCAAATAGTGCAGCAGTTGGTTCTGAAAGATGTTCTGAGCCacggagatgaagatggctCCGCCCAAAGTCTGAGCAAACATGATAAGAGCCGTCCCGCTTGGAACGTCGGCGGGCTTGAGGGCGGTTTGCACGACAATCATGGGTTGTTGCATCCCCAGACCCAAACCGATACCGAAGAGTGCTTGGTACCCGATCCATTTGGGGTGACCCGAGTCAACTTCGAGGGTAGACAGCAGACCCGCACCGATGGTCATGACGATCGAAGAAGCGATCATAAAGGGAGTATAGTATCCACAGGCCGTGACCAGTCCACCGGCAAGGATCGACACCAGCACCACGGTAATGATCGTGGGCAAGTTCATGATCCCCGATTTGACAGCAGTAGCGCCCTTGATCGCTTGGAACCAGATGGGGAGCTGTAAATCACCTGTTAGTTTACAGATGAACGTTCCGAAAGGAACCCCCAATCAAGGTTGAGAGGTAgtaaaggaaagaaaggaagaaaaaagaaactcacATAGTAGACCAACACAAAGTATCCTGCACCGATTGCCAGCGCATACCATGCGGCACCCCAGACATTTCGATTCTTGATCAGTCGAGGAGGAACGGTGGCACGATCTTGCCCACGCCACTGGATGACCGCGAAGATGATGGTCAAGACTCCAAAGACAACAAACAACGCAATAATTCGTCCACTACCCCAGGCATATTTGACACCACCCCACTGCAATGCGAGCAACAGACAGATGATCGCgggcaagaaaaagatggagcCAATGAGGTCAAGTTCCGCAAGCTGCTCTTTCCAGCCCATGGTAGCCTTCAACGCCTTATTCccctggaagaagaaaaacacGAAGAAGAATGTGACACCCCCGATAGGCAGGTTGATATAGAA
The window above is part of the Penicillium oxalicum strain HP7-1 chromosome VI, whole genome shotgun sequence genome. Proteins encoded here:
- a CDS encoding Efflux pump roqT encodes the protein MSTFFNPSDAPKEVRDEGTPVLNASSTANGATPASLAPNIVFSSESDPFARNESSPKPPSDIESTLVGGSTRGPSPIDHMAQKTVFEGHDSHAPLNENVAKELDEKDAAAVPVNGEEEKCSSDSDAENKDEETESEYPTAWKLILISIALCLCVFCVALDNTIIATAIPKITDEFNSLNDVGWYGSAYLLTTCAVTLIFGKLYTFYSVKWIYLIALSIFEVGSLVCGVTPSSVGLICGRAIAGLGAAGLFSGSVLIITQSVPLVKRPVYTGVLGAMFGVASVAGPLMGGAFTDRLTWRWCFYINLPIGGVTFFFVFFFFQGNKALKATMGWKEQLAELDLIGSIFFLPAIICLLLALQWGGVKYAWGSGRIIALFVVFGVLTIIFAVIQWRGQDRATVPPRLIKNRNVWGAAWYALAIGAGYFVLVYYLPIWFQAIKGATAVKSGIMNLPTIITVVLVSILAGGLVTACGYYTPFMIASSIVMTIGAGLLSTLEVDSGHPKWIGYQALFGIGLGLGMQQPMIVVQTALKPADVPSGTALIMFAQTLGGAIFISVAQNIFQNQLLHYLQVDAPDANAAQLVAAGATMIRKLVSGTLLQQVLVAYNDALTQTFYVAVAMGALSLIGPLFVEWLSVKGKKIETPAV